One window of the Dreissena polymorpha isolate Duluth1 chromosome 5, UMN_Dpol_1.0, whole genome shotgun sequence genome contains the following:
- the LOC127832064 gene encoding uncharacterized protein LOC127832064 has product MFRKEVQYVQTVCAWSILLALSTGSAQSERIRFVRQYRDHQRQVSVSEKGFNICDGARCQNISIDSLRGRFPGLFPKLDEYASTLGLPILYGDFQNMYNTSNFKCPADGDDCCPTYKCIVPNDFRKTIHTEGEKCFIMQAFTIGTCGISANDGSCKFCVQDDHVLFLLAFDFKTWTLSFKSFKIESYCSCKAL; this is encoded by the exons ATGTTCAGG aaAGAAGTGCAATACGTACAGACCGTCTGCGCGTGGTCAATATTACTAGCGCTTAGTACAGGAAGCGCACAATCAGAACGGATCCGATTTGTTAGGCAGTATCGTGATCATCAACGACAAGTGTCCGTTTCCGAAAAGGGATTCAACATATGCGACGGAGCGCGTTGCCAAAATATCAG TATTGACTCTCTCCGCGGCCGTTTCCCTGGATTATTTCCGAAGCTCGACGAATATGCAAGTACACTTGGCCTACCTATCCTCTATGGCGACTTCCAGAATATGTACAACACTTCAAACTTCAAGTGTCCGGCCGACGGTGACGACTGCTGTCCGAC TTATAAGTGTATTGTTCCAAATGACTTTAGAAAGACCATCCACACAGAAGGAGAGAAGTGCTTCATTATGCAGGCATTTACAATTGGGACTTGCGG GATCTCTGCAAACGATGGCAGCTGCAAGTTCTGCGTTCAAGACGAccatgtgttgtttttgctggcttTTGACTTCAAAACATGGACTTTATCATTTAAAAGCTTCAAAATTGAGTCTTACTGCTCATGCAAAGCGCTTTAA